One window of Populus nigra chromosome 5, ddPopNigr1.1, whole genome shotgun sequence genomic DNA carries:
- the LOC133694399 gene encoding uncharacterized protein LOC133694399, which produces MDSANFPAKISVFTGQNYGVWAVKMETYLKAFDLWEIVQSDRQPTPLGNNPTIAQMKFFNEEKAKRFKALTCLHNAVSEEIFSRIIAFKSAKETWDKLKVEFHGDEKSRKMQLLNLRRQFEGLKMREIDTIKDFSSQISKLVNQVKFEHKICSLENSKDFSEMSLQELVNAFQAVEQRQAYRQEETSEGALVAVYKEKSRSKNFYGNNQEEKREKGRGCQSNNWQQNSNNIFTEGKEKKEHFLACKFC; this is translated from the coding sequence ATGGATTCTGCAAATTTTCCAGCAAAAATATCAGTGTTCACAGGGCAGAATTATGGTGTGTGGGCCGTAAAAATGGAAACATATCTCAAAGCTTTTGACTTGTGGGAGATAGTGCAGAGTGATAGGCAACCCACTCCACTAGGAAACAATCCTACGATTGCACAGATGAAATTTTTCAATGAAGAAAAGGCAAAGCGATTCAAAGCTCTTACCTGTCTTCATAATGCTGTGAGTGAAGAAATCTTCTCAAGGATTATTGCTTTTAAATCTGCCAAAGAAACGTGGGataaattaaaagtagaatTTCATGGCGATGAAAAGTCAAGGAAGATGCAACTTTTAAATCTCAGAAGGCAGTTTGAAGGTCTGAAGATGAGAGAAATCGATACCATCAAAGACTTCTCTtctcaaatttcaaaacttgtgaATCAAGTGAAATTTGAACATAAAATTTGCTCTTTAGAAAATTCTAAAGATTTCTCAGAAATGAGTCTGCAAGAACTGGTAAATGCATTTCAAGCTGTGGAGCAAAGACAAGCTTATAGACAAGAAGAAACAAGCGAAGGAGCTCTTGTTGCAGTTTACAAGGAGAAAAGTCGGTCTAAGAATTTTTACGGAaacaatcaagaagaaaaaagagaaaaagggagAGGTTGTCAATCTAATAACTGGCAACAAAACAGCAACAACATCTTCACTgaagggaaagagaagaaagaacatTTTCTTGCTTGCAAATTCtgttag